Proteins encoded together in one Fibrobacter sp. UWR2 window:
- a CDS encoding geranylgeranylglyceryl/heptaprenylglyceryl phosphate synthase, translated as MKPGKTELRLNAEIEKRGALFAVLLDPDTSDEAAFVKAGSMAAENGADLLLVGGSYLGNFTLPKQVAALKAAVDLPVVLFPGGASQVVPGFDAMLFMTLVSGRNPNYLIDEQVRGGALVRALNMEAIPTAYQLINSGKRTTVEYISGTMPVPANKPKLSMVNSIAAELMGMRYVYLEAGSGAEEPVPVEHIAYTRKATEMTIITGGGIKDPQTAAIRVAAGANIIVTGTLWEKVEDPALLKEFASAIHIKG; from the coding sequence ATGAAACCAGGTAAGACCGAACTCCGCTTGAATGCTGAAATCGAAAAGCGCGGTGCCCTTTTTGCGGTGCTGCTCGACCCCGATACTTCGGACGAGGCCGCATTCGTTAAGGCGGGTTCGATGGCCGCCGAGAACGGCGCCGACCTCTTGCTCGTTGGCGGTTCGTACCTTGGGAACTTCACGCTCCCCAAGCAGGTGGCTGCCCTCAAGGCGGCGGTAGACCTGCCCGTGGTCCTTTTCCCGGGTGGTGCCTCGCAGGTGGTTCCCGGTTTCGATGCGATGCTCTTCATGACTCTCGTAAGTGGCCGCAATCCGAACTACCTGATTGACGAGCAGGTGCGCGGTGGCGCGCTCGTTCGTGCGCTCAATATGGAAGCCATCCCGACGGCCTACCAGCTCATCAACAGCGGCAAGCGAACGACGGTGGAATACATCAGCGGTACCATGCCCGTACCCGCGAACAAGCCCAAGCTCAGCATGGTGAACTCCATCGCGGCAGAACTCATGGGCATGCGCTATGTGTACCTGGAAGCGGGCAGTGGCGCCGAAGAGCCCGTACCCGTGGAACACATCGCCTACACCCGCAAGGCGACCGAGATGACCATCATTACCGGCGGTGGAATCAAGGACCCGCAGACGGCCGCCATCCGCGTGGCTGCAGGCGCGAACATCATCGTGACCGGCACGCTGTGGGAAAAGGTGGAAGACCCGGCTCTCTTGAAGGAGTTTGCTTCGGCAATTCATATCAAGGGATAG
- a CDS encoding FISUMP domain-containing protein translates to MNYFEMSSKFICSVVMPLALMFAACSTDDKPIAGGSAEETGVYADIKDITLRAAAYRVLANSDPLQDSAFTIEGFRPGSIAWLYELDSTSFAETGVSYSDTLRQDGDNFSFKNVALESPYVLVRVLGRNDDDSWDNLVAIADVRKTKKVTLNLLTTFKTALWRYLAKEGVAHDSLDLLSESAALEALGITDGFNGFESGEILENKKYIMTEAAVSTMFYRLGETEWNSVDSVKSVLERNGSLDELDSATRKRFMSRLSKELSWKWWISRMNHDVLDSSELEEEVLSVYKEEFAYSKVLAGVYMRVAGEGFCTKSREGDAVKLADTSMYLVCRSEGWRIEMGEAGKVHPENGTMTDSRDGRTYRTVTYNIDGKMQTWMAENLKYEYGKSRCLDDKDRRCEVYGRLYTWRDALALDSSIVWTKEECEEYYRPGFEEYEACVAKYQDWPNVDSATLDYRCGSPWDLSATCEEATVDERKAKYKYQMAMEMIDSVNHQGVCPDGWHVATADDWNGLYKYVGDAFNVGKKEVVMYLLQSEYTDGPVGFGLRLLPTWEGHHTSLQIEWEQAGNRFLNVYAPIYAVPFYKEDWADGDLETPEDYDSKYEPPYGYDNRWFVDVTGYGILDGWARYETMYIRSGFDYEWLFMNMPVRCVKN, encoded by the coding sequence ATGAATTACTTTGAAATGAGTAGCAAATTTATTTGCAGTGTGGTGATGCCGCTCGCCTTGATGTTTGCGGCGTGCTCTACCGACGACAAGCCGATAGCGGGAGGCTCTGCCGAAGAGACAGGTGTGTATGCGGATATCAAGGATATTACCTTAAGGGCTGCTGCGTACCGCGTTTTGGCGAATTCGGATCCCCTACAGGATAGCGCGTTTACCATAGAAGGGTTCCGGCCTGGTTCTATTGCGTGGCTTTACGAACTGGATTCGACCAGCTTTGCTGAAACGGGAGTTTCGTATTCTGATACACTCCGGCAAGATGGCGACAATTTCAGCTTCAAGAATGTTGCTCTTGAGAGCCCGTATGTTTTGGTACGAGTCCTTGGCCGGAATGATGATGATTCTTGGGACAATCTCGTGGCTATTGCCGATGTCAGGAAAACAAAAAAAGTGACCCTGAATCTGTTGACGACTTTCAAGACGGCGCTTTGGCGTTATCTGGCAAAGGAAGGCGTTGCTCACGATAGTCTTGATCTTCTTTCGGAAAGTGCGGCTTTGGAGGCGCTTGGCATTACCGATGGGTTCAATGGATTTGAAAGCGGCGAAATCCTAGAAAATAAAAAATATATCATGACAGAAGCTGCTGTCTCGACGATGTTTTACAGGCTGGGGGAGACAGAATGGAATTCCGTTGATTCGGTTAAGAGTGTCCTTGAACGGAACGGAAGCCTGGATGAATTGGATTCAGCAACAAGGAAACGCTTTATGTCGCGGCTTTCCAAGGAACTTTCTTGGAAATGGTGGATTTCCCGCATGAACCATGATGTGCTGGATTCTTCGGAATTAGAGGAAGAAGTTTTATCAGTCTATAAAGAAGAGTTTGCTTATTCGAAGGTTTTGGCAGGCGTGTATATGAGGGTTGCGGGTGAAGGCTTCTGCACGAAAAGTCGCGAAGGGGATGCGGTAAAGCTTGCCGATACAAGTATGTACCTGGTCTGCCGATCGGAAGGCTGGAGAATCGAGATGGGTGAGGCCGGAAAAGTACATCCGGAAAACGGAACGATGACGGATTCTCGCGATGGTAGGACGTACCGGACGGTGACTTACAATATCGACGGAAAGATGCAGACATGGATGGCAGAAAACCTCAAATACGAGTATGGAAAATCCCGTTGCCTTGATGACAAAGATCGCCGCTGCGAAGTATACGGCAGGCTCTATACGTGGCGAGATGCACTTGCTCTCGATTCGTCAATCGTTTGGACCAAGGAAGAATGCGAGGAATACTACCGTCCGGGCTTTGAGGAATATGAAGCATGTGTGGCGAAATATCAGGATTGGCCTAATGTTGATTCTGCAACGCTTGATTATCGCTGTGGCAGCCCCTGGGACTTGTCTGCGACATGTGAAGAAGCAACAGTGGATGAGCGCAAAGCCAAGTATAAATACCAAATGGCGATGGAAATGATTGATTCGGTGAATCACCAGGGGGTTTGCCCCGATGGTTGGCATGTTGCGACGGCGGACGATTGGAACGGTCTGTACAAGTATGTAGGGGATGCATTCAATGTAGGGAAAAAGGAAGTCGTGATGTACCTTTTGCAGTCCGAATATACGGATGGACCTGTTGGTTTTGGTCTGCGGTTGTTGCCGACTTGGGAGGGGCACCATACCAGTCTTCAAATAGAATGGGAACAGGCTGGAAATCGCTTCCTTAATGTATACGCTCCAATTTATGCGGTCCCCTTCTATAAGGAAGATTGGGCGGATGGGGATTTGGAAACTCCTGAAGATTACGACTCTAAGTATGAACCCCCGTATGGGTATGATAATCGATGGTTTGTGGATGTTACGGGGTATGGTATTCTTGATGGTTGGGCGAGATATGAAACCATGTATATTCGATCGGGTTTCGATTACGAATGGCTTTTTATGAACATGCCTGTCCGCTGCGTGAAGAACTGA
- a CDS encoding TIGR02147 family protein: MKDILEYTGYRQYIADYYAERKAKSAFTWPEFANAAGFTSPVYLKYVSEGRYNLSGEAAVRVAQAMKLAGFEQEYFCEMVKFDHAKKDAEKKAAFSRMLAIADAHKVKILEGDSFRFFSDWKNPVIRELAPAMPGAKPLALAHACRPKVSAAEVSETLKFLVSAELLKKDEAGNYKQTEKSVTTGPMGVTPVAVRGLHRQMGEIALEAIENVPQDERNFSGLTLGITRNAYEEIVKEIAEFRKRVVAIATREDETDEVYRMNIQFFPMTNKNGNKKG; this comes from the coding sequence ATGAAGGATATACTTGAATACACGGGCTACCGCCAGTATATCGCGGACTATTATGCCGAGAGAAAGGCAAAATCTGCGTTCACTTGGCCGGAATTTGCGAATGCGGCGGGGTTCACTTCGCCGGTCTACCTGAAGTACGTAAGCGAGGGGCGTTACAACCTGAGTGGCGAGGCGGCTGTTCGCGTTGCGCAGGCGATGAAACTTGCGGGCTTTGAACAGGAATATTTCTGCGAGATGGTCAAGTTCGACCATGCGAAGAAGGATGCCGAGAAGAAGGCTGCGTTCAGCAGGATGCTCGCGATTGCCGATGCACACAAGGTGAAAATCCTGGAAGGGGATTCCTTCCGGTTCTTTAGTGACTGGAAGAATCCGGTGATTCGTGAGCTTGCTCCTGCCATGCCGGGGGCAAAGCCGCTGGCGCTCGCGCATGCTTGCCGCCCGAAGGTGAGTGCTGCCGAGGTGAGTGAAACGCTCAAGTTCCTCGTGAGTGCGGAACTGCTCAAGAAAGACGAAGCCGGTAATTACAAGCAGACTGAAAAGTCCGTGACGACGGGCCCGATGGGTGTGACCCCGGTGGCCGTGCGCGGGCTTCATCGCCAGATGGGCGAAATTGCTCTCGAGGCCATTGAGAACGTGCCGCAGGATGAACGCAACTTTTCGGGCCTTACGCTTGGTATTACGCGCAACGCCTACGAAGAAATTGTCAAGGAAATCGCAGAATTCCGCAAGAGGGTTGTCGCGATTGCCACGCGTGAAGACGAAACGGATGAAGTCTACCGTATGAACATCCAGTTCTTCCCGATGACGAACAAGAACGGAAACAAGAAGGGTTAG